From a single Labrenzia sp. PHM005 genomic region:
- a CDS encoding DMT family transporter has protein sequence MAERLPGSFKVFMERQKNSQAIAAMLVAMAGFILNDTLVKMASDAVPLGQIILVRGLICIAVLSIAGYVTGMFQNARVLMHPAVLVRAFAETAATLLYLTALFQLPIANATAILQVLPLVVTAAAAVFLKSPVGWRRWIAIMVGFTGVLIIIRPGLEGFNVFSLIALAGVGCMALRDLATRQLPADVPTLGVALISFVAVTLLGAALTLSSGWTPISLTEIGYLSGAAGFVLAGYVFIILAMRLGEIAVVAPFRYSIVVWAIALGYLVWGDIPDVLTLVGITIVIFSGTYSFIRERRLGVAE, from the coding sequence GTGGCAGAGCGGCTGCCCGGTTCTTTTAAGGTCTTCATGGAACGGCAGAAAAACAGCCAGGCAATCGCTGCGATGCTTGTCGCGATGGCCGGGTTCATACTGAACGACACGCTCGTTAAGATGGCGTCTGATGCGGTGCCATTGGGCCAAATCATTCTTGTTCGTGGTCTGATCTGTATCGCGGTGCTGAGCATTGCCGGTTATGTAACCGGTATGTTCCAAAATGCACGGGTGTTGATGCATCCAGCGGTTCTGGTTCGGGCTTTTGCCGAAACAGCGGCAACTTTGCTTTATCTCACAGCCCTGTTCCAATTGCCGATTGCCAATGCCACGGCCATTTTACAGGTGTTGCCCCTTGTCGTGACGGCAGCGGCAGCCGTCTTCCTGAAGAGCCCGGTTGGCTGGCGGCGTTGGATCGCTATTATGGTCGGGTTTACAGGTGTCTTGATCATCATCCGGCCCGGACTTGAGGGGTTCAATGTCTTTTCGCTGATTGCTCTGGCTGGAGTCGGCTGCATGGCCCTGCGCGATCTGGCAACCCGGCAGTTGCCGGCCGATGTTCCGACGCTGGGGGTCGCGCTGATCAGTTTTGTGGCCGTAACTCTACTCGGAGCAGCCCTTACACTTTCTTCCGGTTGGACGCCGATATCACTCACCGAAATCGGGTATTTGAGCGGTGCCGCAGGCTTTGTTTTGGCCGGATATGTTTTTATCATTTTGGCAATGAGGCTGGGAGAGATTGCCGTTGTGGCTCCCTTCCGGTATTCGATAGTCGTCTGGGCAATTGCTCTGGGATATCTTGTTTGGGGGGATATACCGGACGTCCTGACACTTGTCGGAATTACTATTGTTATTTTTTCCGGAACCTATAGTTTCATCCGCGAGCGCAGGTTGGGTGTTGCGGAGTAA